The Microbacterium luteum nucleotide sequence AGGCGTTCTCGTACCGCGCGGCGAGCCGCGGCCGACGTCGCCGCGGCCCGACGGTGCTCGCGACGGGCCGCACGCCGGGAATCGAGCAGTGACGCGACCGCGATCACCGGGCCGAGCGCGGCGAGCCACAGCGCCAGCACGTGACCGGTGACGACCCAGATCATCACCGCCCCGGCTATCGGCGCCAGCGCAGCGAGAACCGGGATGCCGCTGCGGCGCGCCGGGGCCGGGGGTGCGGGGAGGACAAGCTCACCCGCGTCGTACCGGAGATCCGGAGCGGGCGGGTTGTCGACGGCGGGTGGGGGATTTCGCACACCCTCATTCCATCCGCCGAGGCGGACGGGCGGGCGTCGCAGCGGCCGGCCTGTGGACGGGAGGGGGTCAGTGCTGCGCCGGGGAGGGATCTTCGGCCGCGACATCGAGCACGATGATCGTGATGTTGTCGCGTCCGCCGTTCTCGAGCGCCGCGTCGAGCATCGCGTCGACGGCGGCAGCCGGGTCGGCGTTCTCCCCCAGGAAGTGCTGGATGCCGTAGTCGGTGAGCTCCTTGGTGAGCCCGTCGGAACAGATCACGAATCGATCGCCGTCGACGAGCTCGAGCCGCACGTAGTCCGGTGTCACGCCGTCGCTCGGGCCCACGGCGCGGGTGATCACGTTCCCGTAGGGATGATTCTCCGCTTCCTCGGGGCTCAGGCGACCGGAGGAGATCAGCTCCTGCACGACGGAGTGATCCGTCGTGATCTGCGCGAGTGCACCGTCGCGCAGGAGGTACACGCGGCTGTCGCCGATGTTGAGCGTCACCCAGTGCGGTTCGTCGCCGGAGACATCCAGATAGACTCCCGTCACCGTCGTCCCGGTGCCCTCGTCGGTGGCCTTCGGATGCGATGCGATGTCGCGGACCGCCTTGGCCAGCGCCTTCTCGATCGTGCGAGGAGTGACCGAGCCGCCCTCCACCGTGCCGGAGAGCCGCTCCACGGTGCGGGAGCTGGCGATCTCGCCGCCGATGTGGCCACCCATTCCGTCGGCGACGACGAAGAGCGGATACGAGGCGAGCACCGCATCCTGATTGATCTCTCGTCGGCGGCCCGTGTGGGTGGTCGCCGCCCACGCCAACGACCACGTTCCCGCCGCCGTTGCGACGGAACGCGTGTGGGTCGATACGTCGGGCACGCCCTGACTCTCCCTCGAACGGTCTTGTCGGCAGCACCGAGGTGCTGCCGCGTGCTCACAGCCTAATGGACGTGGCCCCGGCCGCCTCCCGGCTCGGCTCGGCGCGTCAGACCTTGGCGCCGGGATCCTCGGGCAGCGGGAACAGGGCGTCGATCTCCGCGACCTCGTGGGCGTCGGGCGTCCAGGCGGTGGCCGCGTCGGCGTTCGCCCGCACCTGGTCACCGCTGGTGGCGCCGGCGATCACGCTGGAGAGCTCGTCGTGCGAGAGCAGCCATCCGATCGTCGCCTGCAGCATCGTGATGCCGCGATCGCCGCAGAAGGCGGAGAACTGCTCCAGCGCATCCCACGGGGCCTGCTCCCACACGTGGGAGCGCTGGCGAGAGATCCGCGTGTCCTCCGGGGCGTGGGAGCGCGTGAACTTCCCGGTGAGGAGTCCGTTGTGCAGGGGGAAGTACGGAAGGAATCCGAGCCCGAATCGGCGAACGGCCGGAAGGACCTCGCGCTCGGCCGCTCGCGCGAGCAGGCTGTAGTGGTTCTGAGCCGACACGAAAGGCACGCGATGGGAGGTCGCGGCGATGAAATCGGCTTCCGCGATCTGCCAGCCCGCGAGGTTCGAATGCCCGAGGTAGCGCACCTTCCCCTCGCGCACGAGGTCCGTCAGCACATCCAGGGTCTCTTCGATGGGCGTGTGGGGATCGGGGGTGTGCAGCTGATACAGGTCGATGTGATCGGTCTGCAGGCGCGAGAGGGACCCCTCGACGGCCCTGCGGATGTAGGAGCGCGAGGCCTTCGCACCCGCGGGCGGATATCCCATGTCGCGACCGAAGTGCCCAAACTTGGTGGCGATGATCACCTCGTCGCGTCGGCCGCGGAGGGCCTCGCCCATGAGCGATTCCGACAAGCCCGGCTCGCCGCCGTACATGTCGGCCGTGTCGAGGAAGGTCACCCCGGCGTCGACCGCCGCGTCGATCACCGCCCGTGTGCCCTCGATGGTCTCCGTCTTCGTGCCCGGGCGACCGAAGTTGTTGCACCCGAGGCCGACGGCGGAGACGAGGAGGCCGGACGTGCCGACGCGACGGAGGGGAACCGATGAACTCATGGCCTCCACGCTAGCGTCGCTCGCAGGTCCCGGCGCCACGCGACGACGTGCCCCCCACTCGGTGGTGAGGGGCACGTCGCTCGCGTCAGGACTGCTTCGGCGGCTCCGGTGCTGCCGGCGGCTCGGTCGACGGCGGCTGGGTCGGCGGGGCCGGCGGCTGGGTCGGAGCCGGCGGCTGGGTCGGCGCCGGCGGCTGCGTGGAGGCCGGCGGGGCCGGCGGCTGAGCGCCGGGTGCGGGCGGCGGCTGGTACCCGGCCGGGGGCTGGTAGCCCGCGGGGTACCCCGGCTGGGTGACCGGGTTGGCCGGGTAGCCCGCCGCGGGAACCTGCGACGGAATGCCGGACCAGGTCGTCTTGTCGGCGAGGAAGTTCCCAGCCCACGGGGCCGCAGGGATCGCGGTGTTCCAGCGCGACCGGTCGAAGCCGTTGATGCCCAGCCAGACGATGGCCAGGAAGATGTAGAGGATGATCCAGACGACTTCCTTCTGGAGCTTGAGCCCCACCCGCCATGCGGCGAGCACGGTGTAGACGCCCGCGGCGAGCGGGAAGAGCCATCCGATCACCGGGATCCAGCCCAGCACGATGCTCGCGCCCCACAGGCCGAGGAGCCACCAGGGATTCAGGTCGCCGAGCTTGACGAAGATCAGCGTGTTGTAGATCGGCACCCACGCCCGCCACTTGCCCTGCACGCCCGCCTTGTCGAAGATCTTCATGAAGAAGAACGCGGTCAGGACGTAGCCGGCGATGGCGAAGATGAACCAGAACACGGCGAAGATGAAGAAGAACGCGACATCGCTGCCGCTGTAGGAGTAGTCGACGCTACTGAACGTTTCCACGGGTACCTCTCCCAGATTCGGCCCGCCGTGCGGCGGGTCGTGAGACATGGTAGCGAGAGCGGACGCGTTCTGTCAGGAACCTCCCAGACTTTCTCGTGAACGTTCGTTGCCGGGGGCTTGGTCACCTGACGCTCAATCGGAGAACAGCAGCAGGTCACCGCCCTCGCCGCGGCGGAGATCGACGTCGCTGGCGGCCGCCCACGAGAGCAGGTCGTCGGACCCGGCTATGGTCGCCGCCGACGTCGCCAAGCGGCGGACGAGCTCACCCTTGGCGTGCTTGTTGAAGTGGTTCAGCGCCCGCACAGTGCCGTCCGGCCCCGATGCGACCACCCGCACGTACGACGAGGGCAGGTTTCCCGGAACGGGGCCGAGCGCCACATAGGCTTCGGAGCGCAGATCCAGGACGAAGTCCGGCGCCGCTTCGGCCAGCGCATCCGACACCGCGCCAGACCACAGCCGCTTCGACGATCCGAGCGTCGGCAGCGTGACCGCCGCCGACATGCGGTACGCCGGAATGCCATCCATGGCGCCGACCGGACCGAACGGTGCGGAGTGGATCTGCACGTGCGCGGCCAGCCATGCGCGTGAGTCATCGTCCAGGCCACGTGCGTCGAGCGCGTCGAAGAGCACCCCGGTGTAGCGGTCGACGGCCGCCATCGTCGGAGAGACGCGCGCGACGGCGTTCAGCCCGATGTCGGCGAGCTGCGTCTTCCCGAGCCTGAGCGTGCGAGCGCTCTCCTCCTCGTCGCCGCTGAGGTCGACGAGCGCATCGACCACGCGGGACCGGAGGGTGGTGAGGGTCGGATGGGCGAGGCGATCCAGGGCGAGCGGCGGGCCTTCTCCCCCGCGTCGTTTGGTCTCGGACGGGGGCAGCAGAACGAGCACGTATCTCTCCGGGGAAGGCGAGAGGGCACGAGCTCCGGATACCCCGGATGCTCGCGCCCTCTCGGACTGCGTGTGTGTCGTCAGGCCACGACGGCGGCGTTGCCGGCCACGATCGTGAGCTCGTCGCCGGCCATCGACAGGAAACCGTCTTGCGCGTTGGCGACGACCTTCTGGCCGGAGGTCTCGGTGATGCGCACCTGGCCTTCCGCGAGGATCGCCAGCACCGGCTCGTGACCGGGCATGAAGCCGATCTCGCCCTCGACGGTCTTGGCGACAACGAGCGAGGCCTCCCCCGTCCAGACCTCGGCGTCGGCGGAGACGAGACTCACTTTCAGCGGCACGTCGACTCCCTCCAGTCGCTCAGTACGAGCATGATCAGCCGTTCTCCTTCTGGATGCGGGCCCAGTTCTCTTCGACGTCGGAGATGCCGCCGACGTTGAAGAACGCCTGCTCGGCCACGTGGTCGAAGTCGCCCTTCACGATCGCGTCGAACGACTCGATCGTCTCCTTGATCGGAACGGTCGAACCCTCCACGCCGGTGAACTTCTTCGCCATGTAGGTGTTCTGCGACAGGAACTGCTGGATGCGACGCGCACGCGACACGACGATCTTGTCCTCTTCGGAGAGCTCGTCGACACCGAGGATGGCGATGATCTCCTGCAGTTCCTTGTTCTTCTGCAGGATCTGCTTCACCGCCGTGGCCACGCGGTAGTGGTCCTCGCCGATGTAGCGCGGGTCGAGGATCCGGCTGCTCGAGGTCAGCGGGTCGACCGCGGGGTACAGACCCTTCGACGCGATCTCACGCGAGAGCTCGGTCGTCGCGTCGAGGTGCGCGAAGGTCGTCGCCGGCGCCGGGTCGGTGTAGTCGTCGGCGGGAACGTAGATCGCCTGCAGCGAGGTGATCGAGTGGCCGCGCGTGGACGTGATGCGCTCCTGGAGCACACCCATCTCGTCGGCGAGGTTCGGCTGGTAGCCCACGGCCGAGGGCATGCGACCCAGCAGCGTCGACACCTCGGAACCCGCCTGCGTGAAGCGGAAGATGTTGTCGATGAACAGCAGCACGTCCTGCTTCTGCACGTCGCGGAAGTACTCCGCCATCGTCAGGGCAGACAGCGCGACGCGAAGTCGCGTCCCCGGCGGCTCGTCCATCTGACCGAAGACAAGGGCGGTCTTGTCGAAGACGCCGGCCTCGTCCATCTCGCCGATGAGGTCGTTGCCCTCACGCGTGCGCTCGCCGACACCGGCGAACACCGACACACCACCGTGGTCCTGAGCGACGCGCTGGATCATCTCCTGGATGAGGACGGTCTTGCCGACGCCCGCACCGCCGAAGAGGCCGATCTTTCCACCCTGCACGTACGGGGTCAGCAGGTCGATGACCTTGATGCCCGTCTCGAACATCGTGGTCTTCGACTCGAGCTGGTCGAAGCTGGGCGCCTGGCGGTGGATGCCCCAGCGCTCCGTGATCTCGACCTGCTCGCCCGGCTCGGCGTTGAGGATCTCTCCCGTGACGTCGAACACGCGACCCTTGGTCACGTCGCCGACGGGCACGGTGATCTGGTCTCCGGTGTCGCGCACCTCCTGGCCGCGGACGATGCCGTCCGTCGGCTTCAGGGCGATCGCACGCACCAGGTCGTCGCCGAGGTGCTGCGCGACCTCGAGAGTGATCTCGGTCGACTCCTCGCCGATGGTGATCGTCGTCTTCAGCGCGTTGTAGATGTCGGGGATCGCGTCGTGCGGGAACTCGATGTCGACGACGGGTCCGGTCACCCGGGCGACACGCCCGACGACCTGCACGTCCGTCTTCTCAGCGGTGAGGCTCATGGCTTCTTCTCTTTCGTGATGGTCTGTTGCGCCGTGCCGGTCACTTGCCCGACGCGAGGGCGTCGGCGCCGCCGACGATCTCGGCGATCTGCTGGGTGATCTCGGCCTGGCGTGCGTTGTTGCGCAGTCGCGTGTAATCGGTGATCAGCTTGTCGGCGTTGTCGCTCGCGGACTTCATCGCCTTCTGCGTCGCAGCGTGCTTGGCCGCAGACGACTGCAGGAGGGCGTTGAACACGCGGCTCTGGATGTACACCGGCAGCAGAGCGTCGAGAACCGTCTCGGCGTCGGGCTCGAACTCGTAGAGCGGATATACCTGCGAGTCGGTGCTCTCCTCGGCCTCGACGACCTCGAGTGGCAGCAGGCGCACGGTCTCGGGCGACTGCGTCATCATGCTGACGAAACGGTTGTACACGAGGTGGATCTCGTCCACTCCGCCGTCTTCGCCGCCGCGGTCGTATGCATCCAGAAGCGTCGCCGCGATCTCCTCGGCGGTGTGGAAGTGCGGCGTGTCGGTGTCACCCGTCCACTGCGCCGCGCTGTCCATGCGACGGAACTGGAAGTACCCCACGGCCTTGCGGCCGATGAGATAGAACACCGGCTCGCGTCCTTCCGAACGCAGGAGCTCGGCCAGCCGCAGACCCTCGCGGAGGATCTGCGAGTTGAACGCGCCCGCCAGTCCCCGGTCCGAGGCGAAGATCACCACGGCGGAGCGGCGGATGACGTCGCGCTCCACGGTCAGCGGGTGATCGACGTTCGAGTGCGTGGCCACGGCGGAGACGGCCCGCGTCACGGCCCGCGCGAAGGGCGAGGAGGCGCGCACACGCCCCATCGCCTTCTGGATGCGCGATGCCGCGATGAGTTCCATCGCCTTCGTGATCTTCTTGGTGGTCTGAGCAGAGTTGATCTTCTGCTTGTAGACCCGCAGTTGTGCGCCCATGGTTCCTGTCCCGGAGCGCCTTAGCGGCGACCCTTGACGATCTTCTCCTGGTTGACGTCCTCGGCCGCGGCGGCGGAGACCTCTTCGTGGCCGGGCTGGTTGATGGCCTGGCCCTTGCCGGCCTGGAACTCCAGCACGAACGCGTCGGTCTTCGCCTCGAGC carries:
- the atpD gene encoding F0F1 ATP synthase subunit beta, coding for MSLTAEKTDVQVVGRVARVTGPVVDIEFPHDAIPDIYNALKTTITIGEESTEITLEVAQHLGDDLVRAIALKPTDGIVRGQEVRDTGDQITVPVGDVTKGRVFDVTGEILNAEPGEQVEITERWGIHRQAPSFDQLESKTTMFETGIKVIDLLTPYVQGGKIGLFGGAGVGKTVLIQEMIQRVAQDHGGVSVFAGVGERTREGNDLIGEMDEAGVFDKTALVFGQMDEPPGTRLRVALSALTMAEYFRDVQKQDVLLFIDNIFRFTQAGSEVSTLLGRMPSAVGYQPNLADEMGVLQERITSTRGHSITSLQAIYVPADDYTDPAPATTFAHLDATTELSREIASKGLYPAVDPLTSSSRILDPRYIGEDHYRVATAVKQILQKNKELQEIIAILGVDELSEEDKIVVSRARRIQQFLSQNTYMAKKFTGVEGSTVPIKETIESFDAIVKGDFDHVAEQAFFNVGGISDVEENWARIQKENG
- a CDS encoding F0F1 ATP synthase subunit gamma, with protein sequence MGAQLRVYKQKINSAQTTKKITKAMELIAASRIQKAMGRVRASSPFARAVTRAVSAVATHSNVDHPLTVERDVIRRSAVVIFASDRGLAGAFNSQILREGLRLAELLRSEGREPVFYLIGRKAVGYFQFRRMDSAAQWTGDTDTPHFHTAEEIAATLLDAYDRGGEDGGVDEIHLVYNRFVSMMTQSPETVRLLPLEVVEAEESTDSQVYPLYEFEPDAETVLDALLPVYIQSRVFNALLQSSAAKHAATQKAMKSASDNADKLITDYTRLRNNARQAEITQQIAEIVGGADALASGK
- a CDS encoding PP2C family protein-serine/threonine phosphatase, which gives rise to MPDVSTHTRSVATAAGTWSLAWAATTHTGRRREINQDAVLASYPLFVVADGMGGHIGGEIASSRTVERLSGTVEGGSVTPRTIEKALAKAVRDIASHPKATDEGTGTTVTGVYLDVSGDEPHWVTLNIGDSRVYLLRDGALAQITTDHSVVQELISSGRLSPEEAENHPYGNVITRAVGPSDGVTPDYVRLELVDGDRFVICSDGLTKELTDYGIQHFLGENADPAAAVDAMLDAALENGGRDNITIIVLDVAAEDPSPAQH
- a CDS encoding YaaA family protein; this encodes MLVLLPPSETKRRGGEGPPLALDRLAHPTLTTLRSRVVDALVDLSGDEEESARTLRLGKTQLADIGLNAVARVSPTMAAVDRYTGVLFDALDARGLDDDSRAWLAAHVQIHSAPFGPVGAMDGIPAYRMSAAVTLPTLGSSKRLWSGAVSDALAEAAPDFVLDLRSEAYVALGPVPGNLPSSYVRVVASGPDGTVRALNHFNKHAKGELVRRLATSAATIAGSDDLLSWAAASDVDLRRGEGGDLLLFSD
- a CDS encoding DUF5684 domain-containing protein; amino-acid sequence: METFSSVDYSYSGSDVAFFFIFAVFWFIFAIAGYVLTAFFFMKIFDKAGVQGKWRAWVPIYNTLIFVKLGDLNPWWLLGLWGASIVLGWIPVIGWLFPLAAGVYTVLAAWRVGLKLQKEVVWIILYIFLAIVWLGINGFDRSRWNTAIPAAPWAGNFLADKTTWSGIPSQVPAAGYPANPVTQPGYPAGYQPPAGYQPPPAPGAQPPAPPASTQPPAPTQPPAPTQPPAPPTQPPSTEPPAAPEPPKQS
- a CDS encoding aldo/keto reductase, encoding MSSSVPLRRVGTSGLLVSAVGLGCNNFGRPGTKTETIEGTRAVIDAAVDAGVTFLDTADMYGGEPGLSESLMGEALRGRRDEVIIATKFGHFGRDMGYPPAGAKASRSYIRRAVEGSLSRLQTDHIDLYQLHTPDPHTPIEETLDVLTDLVREGKVRYLGHSNLAGWQIAEADFIAATSHRVPFVSAQNHYSLLARAAEREVLPAVRRFGLGFLPYFPLHNGLLTGKFTRSHAPEDTRISRQRSHVWEQAPWDALEQFSAFCGDRGITMLQATIGWLLSHDELSSVIAGATSGDQVRANADAATAWTPDAHEVAEIDALFPLPEDPGAKV
- a CDS encoding F0F1 ATP synthase subunit epsilon codes for the protein MPLKVSLVSADAEVWTGEASLVVAKTVEGEIGFMPGHEPVLAILAEGQVRITETSGQKVVANAQDGFLSMAGDELTIVAGNAAVVA